One Aerococcus urinaeequi DNA segment encodes these proteins:
- a CDS encoding RecQ family ATP-dependent DNA helicase gives MMTDWHKRLEEVTGYQTFKPGQLASLEALDRQENVVAILPTGGGKSLIYQINQYNESGVTLIISPLISLMQDQVSQLQRMGLGRGIALNSTYDRGEQAYILSHLSDYQFLFLSPEMLLKDQVIRALQRMDIQLLVVDEAHCISQWGYDFRPQYTELKKVRQLLKQPKTLALSATANQSTLADIKAYLFEEGEPIQLVKESVDRPNIFYLFDEIDAGEVRVNKLQDWLDRLPKPGIVYVHHKSELEELNQWMKDHTDLRVASYHGDRSLEDRHIIQSQFLQNELDVVFATSAFGMGINHGHIRFVLHYHLPKNMADFIQEVGRAGRDQEQSVSIVLYDHREAARLQQMRRLLEDEADLLDDLLERLFKQALTQSEVDQYADSISAMLYFYRHHFTDHQTAKVHAQKLRQERLRQIYQMLDLMANDQCYRTFLLEQADEQVVDRPNLCCSNCQPDYVSQPIWQDLMARPNRVTVEKDQHDDFKGMWTQRLQHLLS, from the coding sequence ATGATGACAGATTGGCATAAACGCCTGGAAGAAGTGACAGGTTACCAAACATTTAAACCCGGGCAATTGGCGAGTTTAGAGGCTTTAGACCGACAGGAAAACGTGGTGGCCATTTTACCAACTGGTGGAGGTAAATCTTTAATATACCAAATCAACCAATATAATGAATCTGGTGTAACATTGATCATTTCGCCCTTGATTTCCCTGATGCAAGACCAAGTCAGTCAATTACAACGGATGGGATTAGGACGGGGCATTGCCTTAAATTCTACCTATGACCGCGGGGAACAAGCTTATATTTTAAGCCACCTATCTGACTATCAATTCCTATTTCTATCACCAGAAATGCTCCTGAAAGATCAAGTAATCAGGGCCTTACAACGGATGGACATTCAATTATTAGTTGTTGATGAAGCCCACTGTATTTCTCAATGGGGTTACGACTTCAGACCGCAATATACTGAATTGAAAAAGGTTCGTCAGCTCTTAAAGCAACCAAAAACATTAGCCTTATCTGCTACTGCCAACCAATCCACACTAGCAGATATCAAGGCTTACTTATTTGAAGAGGGAGAACCTATTCAACTGGTAAAAGAATCAGTTGACCGACCCAATATTTTCTACCTATTCGATGAAATTGACGCCGGTGAAGTGAGGGTAAACAAATTGCAGGATTGGTTAGACCGGTTGCCTAAGCCAGGAATTGTTTATGTCCACCATAAAAGTGAACTCGAAGAACTCAACCAATGGATGAAAGATCATACAGATTTGCGGGTCGCTTCTTACCATGGGGATAGAAGTCTAGAGGATAGGCATATCATCCAAAGTCAGTTTCTACAAAATGAATTGGATGTTGTTTTTGCAACGTCAGCCTTTGGTATGGGAATTAACCATGGTCATATACGCTTTGTCTTGCATTATCATCTCCCTAAGAATATGGCAGACTTTATTCAAGAAGTCGGGCGGGCAGGACGAGATCAGGAACAATCAGTGTCAATTGTCTTATACGATCATCGCGAGGCAGCTAGACTGCAGCAAATGCGCCGGTTATTAGAAGACGAGGCAGACTTGTTGGATGATTTATTGGAACGGCTGTTTAAACAGGCCTTAACCCAAAGTGAAGTTGACCAATACGCAGATAGCATAAGTGCCATGTTGTACTTTTACCGCCATCATTTTACGGATCACCAAACAGCAAAAGTACATGCCCAAAAACTTCGTCAGGAACGGCTACGGCAGATCTACCAAATGTTAGATTTAATGGCTAATGACCAGTGTTACCGGACTTTCTTATTAGAACAAGCCGATGAACAGGTAGTGGATAGACCAAACCTATGTTGCAGTAATTGCCAACCTGACTACGTCAGTCAACCGATATGGCAAGACTTAATGGCCCGACCGAATCGAGTGACAGTCGAAAAAGACCAACATGATGATTTCAAGGGAATGTGGACCCAACGTTTGCAGCACTTATTATCTTGA
- a CDS encoding LysM peptidoglycan-binding domain-containing protein — protein MKFWDKLTKKNHENTEVETEHVSEQNSSVSSDQTPPTSDDFQNQGFGEFENLKNQKYTRTARNKKNNQDTISTTSKVIAFLLFVMIVVPFLLIAYVNNEDKVPEPESTEQVMISKTQNVESISKASESASISASESVSESIAASESAVAASESESARLASEQESSSIAASVAESNAAVAASEAAAQSAAESASIAESQAAAAEEESASSESASESTGTYTVQAGDNLYRIAVNNGMTLDELLELNGLTQSSSIGPGTVLRVN, from the coding sequence ATGAAATTCTGGGACAAGTTGACGAAAAAAAATCATGAAAATACAGAAGTAGAAACTGAACATGTTTCAGAACAAAACAGTTCAGTATCTTCTGACCAAACCCCCCCTACAAGTGATGACTTTCAGAATCAAGGGTTTGGCGAATTTGAGAATTTAAAAAATCAAAAGTATACGAGAACGGCCCGCAATAAGAAGAATAATCAAGATACGATATCGACAACATCTAAGGTAATTGCCTTTTTGCTATTTGTAATGATTGTTGTACCGTTCCTTTTGATTGCCTATGTGAATAATGAAGACAAGGTGCCTGAACCGGAATCAACTGAGCAAGTCATGATTTCCAAAACGCAAAATGTTGAATCAATTTCAAAAGCCAGTGAGTCAGCATCTATATCAGCTTCCGAATCTGTCTCTGAATCAATTGCTGCCTCAGAAAGCGCAGTTGCTGCTTCAGAATCAGAATCAGCTCGCCTAGCTTCTGAACAAGAATCTTCAAGTATTGCAGCCAGCGTAGCTGAGTCAAATGCAGCAGTAGCAGCGTCAGAAGCTGCAGCCCAAAGTGCCGCTGAATCAGCTTCAATTGCTGAATCACAAGCAGCCGCAGCCGAAGAAGAATCAGCTTCTTCTGAAAGTGCGTCTGAATCAACAGGCACTTATACTGTTCAGGCAGGGGATAACCTATATCGGATTGCAGTGAACAACGGTATGACCCTAGATGAATTACTTGAATTAAATGGTTTAACACAAAGTTCTAGCATAGGACCAGGAACCGTTTTACGTGTAAATTAA
- the cmk gene encoding (d)CMP kinase translates to MSKAIQVAIDGPASSGKSTIAKKIAKKLAYVYLDTGAMYRAITLLALDGHIPAEDADALKALAEASEITFEPGENGQRVLVNGQDQSEAIRTDRISKEVSAYSAVSEVRQVLVEKQRAYTQNGQGVVMDGRDIGTVVLPDAEVKIFLTASAEERGRRRFLENQAKGYSEMNLEDLIEDIKRRDLYDSTREDSPLVPADDAVMLDSSDLTLEEVEDSILAEIHRVIA, encoded by the coding sequence TTGTCTAAAGCGATTCAAGTCGCAATCGATGGACCAGCATCGTCTGGCAAGAGTACAATTGCCAAGAAAATTGCTAAAAAATTAGCCTATGTTTATTTAGATACAGGTGCCATGTACAGGGCAATTACATTACTAGCCCTAGATGGACACATTCCAGCTGAAGATGCTGACGCATTAAAAGCCTTAGCTGAAGCGAGTGAAATTACCTTTGAGCCAGGGGAAAATGGCCAGCGCGTCTTAGTTAACGGACAGGACCAGTCAGAGGCCATTCGTACAGACCGTATCTCAAAAGAAGTTTCTGCGTACTCAGCAGTTTCTGAAGTACGCCAGGTCCTAGTTGAAAAACAAAGAGCCTACACGCAAAATGGACAAGGCGTTGTAATGGACGGCCGTGATATTGGGACAGTGGTATTGCCTGATGCTGAAGTGAAAATATTCCTAACGGCATCTGCTGAAGAACGTGGGCGTCGTCGCTTTTTAGAAAATCAAGCCAAAGGTTATTCAGAAATGAATCTTGAAGACTTGATTGAAGATATTAAGCGTCGAGACTTGTATGATTCGACCCGAGAAGATAGTCCATTAGTACCTGCAGACGATGCGGTCATGTTAGATTCATCTGATTTAACACTTGAAGAAGTAGAAGATTCTATATTAGCTGAAATCCACCGTGTGATTGCATAA
- the rpsA gene encoding 30S ribosomal protein S1 yields the protein MSNEFEQNQNNEEIPSMEEILAESVEVKIGDTVTGEVLSIDDNQVIVGIEGAGVEGVIPFKELSAQPIDSIEEVAKVGDTLELVVIKQIKEKENGSFLLSRRRIEAKKVWAELEVKAENGEIITVPVKSVVKGGLVVDAGVRGFIPASMVEDFFVDDFSPYKGQELEVKIVEIEPSENRLILSHKEIAAEKRIAERAEKLNSFQEGDKVTGTVARLANFGAFIDLGGIDGLVHISQIAQAHVNHPSDVLSEGQEVEVLVLSVDEERGRISLSIKALQPGPWENIEEKAPKGAELEGTVRRLVDFGAFVEVFPGVEGLVHISQISHDHVATPGEKLTEGQAIQVKVLDVDAENERLSLSIKALEEAPEVDASAQSAAPREEKRQNKPRKQNNNRRNNAANASSDDESGFTFGDLLGDQLKNFDFGDDNE from the coding sequence ATGTCAAACGAATTTGAACAAAATCAAAATAATGAAGAAATTCCATCAATGGAAGAGATTCTTGCAGAATCAGTAGAAGTAAAAATTGGTGATACAGTAACAGGTGAAGTATTATCAATCGACGATAACCAAGTAATTGTTGGTATCGAAGGCGCAGGTGTTGAAGGGGTTATTCCTTTCAAAGAATTATCTGCTCAACCAATTGACTCAATCGAAGAAGTTGCTAAAGTTGGCGACACTTTAGAGTTAGTTGTTATTAAACAAATCAAAGAAAAAGAAAATGGTTCATTCCTACTTTCTCGCCGTCGTATCGAAGCGAAAAAAGTATGGGCTGAATTAGAAGTTAAAGCTGAAAACGGTGAAATTATCACTGTTCCAGTTAAGAGCGTAGTTAAAGGTGGATTAGTTGTTGATGCGGGTGTACGTGGTTTCATCCCAGCTTCAATGGTTGAAGACTTTTTCGTTGACGATTTCTCTCCATACAAAGGCCAAGAATTAGAAGTTAAAATTGTTGAAATTGAACCTAGCGAAAATCGTTTAATCTTATCGCACAAAGAAATCGCTGCTGAAAAACGCATCGCTGAACGTGCAGAAAAATTAAACTCATTCCAAGAAGGCGATAAAGTAACAGGTACAGTAGCTCGCTTGGCTAACTTCGGTGCATTTATTGATTTAGGTGGTATCGATGGTTTAGTACACATCTCTCAAATCGCTCAAGCACACGTTAACCATCCTTCAGATGTATTAAGCGAAGGACAAGAAGTTGAAGTATTAGTTCTTTCAGTTGATGAAGAACGTGGACGTATTTCACTATCTATTAAAGCTTTACAACCAGGACCATGGGAAAACATTGAAGAAAAAGCGCCTAAAGGTGCTGAATTAGAAGGTACTGTACGTCGTTTAGTTGACTTCGGTGCATTCGTTGAAGTATTCCCAGGTGTTGAAGGTTTAGTACATATCTCTCAAATTTCTCACGACCACGTTGCTACACCAGGTGAGAAATTAACAGAAGGTCAAGCTATCCAAGTTAAAGTTTTAGACGTTGATGCTGAAAACGAACGTTTATCATTATCAATCAAAGCTCTAGAAGAAGCACCAGAAGTTGATGCATCTGCACAATCTGCTGCTCCTCGCGAAGAAAAACGTCAAAACAAACCTCGTAAACAAAACAACAACCGTCGTAACAATGCTGCTAATGCATCATCTGACGATGAATCAGGTTTCACATTCGGTGACTTATTAGGTGACCAATTGAAAAACTTCGATTTCGGGGACGATAACGAATAA
- the der gene encoding ribosome biogenesis GTPase Der, translating to MSNLTIAIVGRPNVGKSTIFNRVVGDRISIVQDEPGVTRDRIYAQGEWLGKQLNVIDTGGIEFNDQDFMTQIRLQAEIAMEEADVIIMMTNVREGVTKTDSQIASMLRKTDKPVVLAVNKVDNPEQRAEIYDFYSLGLGDPYPISGSHGLGIGDILEEVFHLAPDDIENDDDDDTISFALIGRPNVGKSSLANAILGENRVIVSNVAGTTRDAIDTSFEDDGQVYKIIDTAGIRKRGKVYEATEKYSVMRAMRAIERAQVCLVVLNAEEGIRDQDKTIAGYAHEAGRGIIIVVNKWDTLEKDNHTMKKFTDDIRRDFQFIDYAPIIFVSAETKQRLVQLPEMIAHVHGNFNRRVQSSLLNEVLVDAIRINPAPSDKGRKLRIYYLTQVKSAPPTFVAFVNDEELMHFSYERFLSNQIRKSFDFLGTPIQIITRNRK from the coding sequence ATGTCTAATTTAACAATTGCCATTGTCGGCCGTCCAAACGTAGGAAAATCTACCATTTTTAACCGCGTTGTTGGAGACCGAATTTCAATTGTCCAAGATGAACCTGGCGTTACCCGTGATAGAATTTATGCACAGGGTGAATGGTTAGGGAAACAACTAAATGTAATCGATACTGGTGGTATCGAATTTAACGACCAAGATTTCATGACACAAATTCGCTTGCAAGCTGAAATTGCCATGGAAGAAGCAGATGTTATCATCATGATGACTAATGTCCGTGAAGGTGTGACAAAGACAGACTCTCAAATCGCCAGCATGTTACGCAAGACAGATAAACCTGTCGTACTGGCTGTAAACAAGGTGGATAACCCTGAACAAAGAGCGGAAATTTATGATTTCTATTCATTAGGTTTAGGCGATCCATACCCAATTTCTGGATCTCACGGGTTAGGTATCGGGGACATACTAGAAGAAGTATTCCACTTGGCACCAGACGATATTGAAAATGATGATGACGATGATACTATTTCATTCGCCTTAATTGGCCGTCCAAACGTAGGTAAATCTTCTTTGGCCAATGCAATTCTAGGTGAGAACCGTGTAATCGTATCGAATGTAGCGGGGACAACTCGTGACGCAATCGATACATCTTTCGAGGATGACGGACAAGTTTATAAAATCATTGATACAGCTGGTATCCGTAAACGTGGTAAAGTATACGAAGCAACTGAGAAGTATTCAGTAATGCGTGCCATGCGTGCAATTGAAAGAGCTCAAGTGTGTCTAGTTGTTTTAAATGCTGAAGAAGGTATCCGTGATCAAGATAAAACGATCGCTGGTTATGCCCATGAAGCAGGACGCGGGATTATTATTGTGGTAAACAAATGGGATACTCTTGAAAAAGACAACCATACCATGAAGAAATTCACTGATGACATTCGTCGTGACTTTCAGTTTATCGACTATGCACCGATCATTTTCGTATCTGCAGAAACCAAACAACGTTTAGTGCAATTACCAGAAATGATTGCCCACGTTCACGGTAACTTCAACCGTCGTGTTCAATCATCATTATTGAATGAGGTATTGGTTGATGCGATCCGTATTAACCCAGCACCATCTGACAAGGGTAGAAAATTACGTATTTACTACCTAACACAGGTCAAATCTGCACCGCCAACTTTTGTGGCATTTGTCAATGATGAAGAGCTAATGCACTTCTCATATGAGCGTTTTCTTTCAAATCAAATCAGAAAATCTTTCGATTTTTTAGGTACACCTATTCAAATCATCACAAGAAACAGAAAATAA
- a CDS encoding HU family DNA-binding protein, with protein sequence MANKAELVQNVANAVGDSKKSVAPVVDAVFEQIEAFLADGEKVQLIGFGSFEVRDRAARKGRNPQTGDEIEIPASKVPAFKPGKALKDAVK encoded by the coding sequence ATGGCAAATAAAGCAGAATTAGTACAAAACGTTGCAAATGCAGTAGGTGATTCTAAAAAAAGTGTAGCACCAGTTGTAGATGCAGTTTTCGAACAAATCGAAGCATTTTTAGCTGACGGTGAAAAAGTTCAATTAATCGGTTTTGGTAGCTTTGAAGTTCGTGACCGCGCTGCGCGTAAAGGTCGCAACCCTCAAACTGGCGATGAAATCGAAATCCCTGCAAGCAAAGTACCAGCTTTCAAACCTGGTAAAGCATTGAAAGATGCAGTTAAATAA
- a CDS encoding sucrose-specific PTS transporter subunit IIBC, with product MNHKEVAKRIHQALGEDNVVTAAHCATRLRLVVKDEAKIDQSALDNDPDLKGTFQANGQYQIIVGPGDVNKVYEEYTKIADIKPASQEEVKETAKNQGKQNPVMAVIKVLSDIFVPLIPALTAGGLIMAVNNVLTSENLFGPEALVAMYPAWADFADMINMFASAAFAFLPVLIAFSATKRFGGNPYLGATMGLIMVMPQLVNGYDVANVTAAGEMPVWNIFGLEIAQAGYQGQVLPVIGVAWILAKLENFFHKYLKDAIDFTFTPMLTIILTGMITFTVVGPVLRTLSDLLLNGIVEAISYLGAFGYGVFGLFYSAIVLTGLHQSFPAIETALIADVATTGGNFIFPIASVANVAQGAATLAVYFITKNEKTKGLATSSSLSAMLGITEPAMFGVNLKLKYPFFIGLIASGIASVILGIFNVRSQSLGPAGVIGFVAIIPRFIPTFMLAIAVSIVVAFVATYIYGKSIAKKEAKATQAEKEKEAKVVAAHETEETAPTSETNTVAGESTGLASDDKTIVAPLAGKVTALENVNDPVFSQGMMGPGLAIVPDASGNVYAPISGSLTIASKTGHAYGLASESGLEVLIHIGIDTVNLNGHGFTSEVKQGDQVNKGDLLGSFDLAVIKEAGYDPDVMVIITNADQYDNVEVVADGSVDEKTAIIEVK from the coding sequence ATGAATCATAAAGAAGTTGCCAAACGTATCCACCAAGCGCTGGGGGAAGACAATGTTGTGACTGCAGCCCACTGTGCCACACGTTTGCGTTTAGTGGTGAAAGATGAAGCAAAGATTGACCAATCAGCATTAGATAATGACCCAGACTTGAAAGGAACCTTCCAAGCGAACGGTCAATATCAAATTATTGTAGGACCTGGTGATGTGAATAAGGTATATGAGGAATATACAAAAATCGCCGATATTAAGCCTGCATCCCAAGAGGAAGTAAAAGAAACGGCTAAAAATCAGGGTAAACAAAACCCAGTAATGGCAGTCATTAAGGTATTATCAGATATTTTCGTTCCATTAATTCCAGCCCTAACTGCCGGTGGTTTGATTATGGCAGTCAACAACGTCCTAACAAGTGAAAACTTATTTGGACCTGAAGCCCTAGTTGCTATGTACCCAGCCTGGGCAGATTTTGCTGACATGATCAACATGTTCGCTTCTGCTGCCTTTGCCTTCCTACCTGTTTTAATTGCCTTCTCGGCTACTAAACGATTTGGCGGTAACCCTTATCTAGGTGCCACCATGGGGTTAATCATGGTTATGCCACAACTAGTAAATGGTTACGACGTGGCCAATGTGACTGCAGCCGGTGAAATGCCGGTATGGAATATTTTTGGCTTAGAGATTGCCCAAGCTGGTTACCAAGGACAAGTTTTACCTGTTATTGGGGTTGCTTGGATTCTAGCTAAATTGGAAAACTTCTTCCATAAATATCTAAAAGATGCCATCGACTTTACCTTCACACCGATGTTAACCATCATCTTAACAGGGATGATTACCTTTACAGTAGTAGGACCAGTCCTACGTACCCTATCTGATTTATTACTGAACGGTATTGTAGAAGCTATTTCTTACCTAGGGGCATTTGGTTATGGTGTATTCGGTCTATTCTACTCAGCAATTGTATTAACAGGCTTACACCAATCATTCCCAGCGATTGAAACAGCCCTAATTGCAGATGTTGCGACTACAGGTGGTAACTTCATTTTCCCAATCGCATCAGTTGCCAATGTTGCTCAAGGTGCAGCGACCTTAGCCGTATACTTCATCACTAAAAATGAAAAAACTAAAGGTTTAGCGACATCATCATCTCTATCTGCCATGCTAGGGATTACTGAACCAGCCATGTTCGGGGTCAACTTGAAATTGAAATATCCATTCTTCATCGGGTTAATCGCTTCAGGTATCGCCTCAGTCATTTTAGGTATTTTTAACGTTCGTAGTCAGTCATTAGGACCTGCAGGTGTGATTGGTTTCGTTGCCATCATCCCTCGCTTTATACCAACATTTATGCTTGCCATCGCCGTATCTATCGTTGTTGCATTCGTAGCCACATACATTTACGGTAAATCTATTGCGAAAAAAGAGGCAAAAGCTACCCAAGCTGAGAAAGAGAAAGAAGCAAAAGTAGTTGCTGCTCATGAAACTGAAGAAACAGCCCCTACCTCAGAAACAAACACTGTAGCAGGTGAAAGCACTGGCCTAGCAAGCGATGATAAGACGATTGTTGCACCACTTGCTGGTAAGGTCACTGCCCTAGAAAATGTCAACGATCCAGTATTCTCTCAAGGTATGATGGGACCAGGATTAGCCATCGTTCCTGACGCAAGTGGTAATGTATATGCACCCATTTCAGGTAGTTTAACGATTGCTTCTAAAACGGGCCACGCTTATGGTTTAGCCAGTGAATCAGGCTTAGAAGTCTTAATCCATATTGGTATCGATACTGTGAATTTAAACGGTCACGGCTTTACAAGTGAAGTCAAACAAGGTGATCAAGTAAACAAAGGTGACCTTTTAGGAAGCTTTGACTTAGCAGTTATTAAAGAAGCTGGTTATGATCCAGATGTTATGGTTATTATCACAAACGCCGATCAATATGACAATGTTGAAGTAGTCGCTGACGGCTCAGTCGATGAAAAAACGGCAATTATCGAAGTAAAGTAG
- a CDS encoding sucrose-6-phosphate hydrolase — MSFKLHSFNKADRYRNYADWPEDYVTALNELADQSPWRNHFHIEPKTGLINDPNGFSFINGEWQVFYQYYPFGPVHGLKSWYRVTSKDLIHWEEKGLGLLPDSALDAHGAYSGSATADGDKLRLFYTGNVRDENWVRHPKQNTVTFDPKTGALGQKELIIDEIDQATDHFRDPMYFTAHGQSWLVIGGQRKSDERGTLYLYQADPENLDQWTYHSELPIPQADSAYMFECPNINQVDGKVFVTFCPQGIDQDQLTYQNIYPNAYLVADAFTAAGKLENPGQLENLDYGFDVYASQLINAPDGRVLGVSWLGLPEIDYPTDQYGYQGALSLIKEFRIQDGHLYQYPVAETLALRQAPQALSDHIEMDQNTYEYAFEVAANKQATVQLYADADKKHFVTLSIDTIDGKIKLDRSEMGIIFAEDFGTSRTLDLAGQEKVTVNVFADTSILEIFVNDGAYVVSSRIFTPSNQHTHIFAEGTDNNLVYPLQK, encoded by the coding sequence ATGTCTTTTAAATTACACAGCTTTAACAAAGCAGATCGATACCGAAACTATGCCGACTGGCCAGAGGACTATGTCACAGCACTCAATGAATTAGCAGACCAATCACCATGGCGCAATCACTTTCATATCGAACCGAAAACAGGCTTAATCAACGACCCTAATGGCTTTTCATTTATAAACGGTGAGTGGCAAGTATTCTACCAATACTACCCATTTGGCCCAGTCCACGGCCTAAAATCTTGGTACCGAGTAACCTCTAAAGACTTGATCCACTGGGAGGAAAAGGGTTTGGGACTGCTTCCTGACAGCGCCTTAGATGCTCACGGTGCCTATTCAGGTTCAGCAACCGCTGATGGTGACAAGTTACGGTTATTTTATACTGGAAATGTGCGCGATGAGAATTGGGTTCGTCATCCAAAACAAAATACGGTTACCTTCGACCCTAAAACAGGGGCCCTGGGTCAAAAAGAGCTAATCATTGATGAAATTGATCAGGCGACAGACCATTTCCGCGACCCTATGTATTTTACAGCTCATGGTCAATCTTGGTTAGTCATTGGGGGCCAAAGAAAATCTGACGAGCGGGGGACCTTGTATTTATACCAAGCAGACCCAGAAAACCTAGACCAGTGGACTTACCACAGTGAATTACCGATCCCGCAAGCAGACTCTGCCTATATGTTTGAATGTCCAAATATTAACCAAGTAGATGGCAAAGTCTTTGTCACTTTCTGTCCGCAAGGAATTGACCAAGACCAATTAACCTATCAAAATATTTACCCTAACGCTTATCTAGTGGCGGATGCTTTTACTGCAGCGGGCAAATTAGAAAACCCTGGTCAACTAGAAAACTTAGATTACGGTTTTGATGTGTATGCCAGTCAACTGATCAATGCGCCTGATGGGCGAGTGCTAGGCGTTTCCTGGTTAGGTCTACCGGAAATTGATTATCCAACGGACCAATATGGTTACCAAGGTGCCTTAAGCTTAATCAAAGAATTTCGCATTCAAGATGGTCATTTATACCAATACCCAGTAGCTGAGACCTTGGCCTTAAGACAAGCGCCACAAGCCCTTTCTGACCATATTGAAATGGACCAAAACACCTACGAATATGCCTTTGAAGTAGCGGCGAATAAACAAGCGACCGTTCAATTATATGCAGACGCAGACAAAAAACATTTTGTCACCTTATCCATTGATACAATTGATGGTAAAATAAAACTTGATAGAAGTGAGATGGGGATAATTTTTGCTGAAGACTTTGGCACAAGTCGAACGCTTGACCTAGCTGGCCAAGAAAAAGTGACAGTGAATGTCTTTGCGGATACATCTATATTAGAGATTTTCGTGAACGATGGCGCTTATGTCGTGTCTTCAAGAATTTTTACACCATCTAACCAACACACACATATTTTTGCAGAAGGAACTGACAACAACCTGGTCTACCCCCTGCAAAAATAA
- a CDS encoding LacI family DNA-binding transcriptional regulator, protein MRAKLQDVAALAGVSVTTVSRVINQKGYLSQQTIDKVHAAMKELNYYPNSLARSLQGKSTKLVGLIFPNIDTIFYAELVNHLEQILFAKGYKTIICNSERDADKEAEYLNMLQSNQVEGIIAGAHNLNYADYERVTAPVISFDRYIGENIPIVSSDNYLGGKLATETLLKGQPTKPWMITGANDPNSPTYLRYQAFMDVTKAHGLDGQITNIPKNFSQIRKQLIIKALLLEETPDAIFCSDDLTAMLVMNTASELGMIIPDDLKLVGYDGTDFIQTYVPQLTTIAQPIKDLADLLVDVLLQQIDHSLEVKKDADNRYVLPIKLIPGRTV, encoded by the coding sequence TTGCGGGCAAAGTTACAAGATGTAGCAGCTTTAGCTGGTGTTTCAGTAACAACAGTGAGTCGCGTCATTAATCAAAAGGGTTATTTATCACAACAAACTATTGATAAAGTCCATGCAGCCATGAAAGAATTGAATTATTATCCAAATTCACTGGCACGGAGTTTACAAGGCAAGTCGACCAAGTTGGTGGGCTTGATTTTTCCTAATATCGACACCATTTTTTACGCAGAATTGGTCAACCACCTGGAGCAAATCCTCTTTGCCAAGGGGTATAAGACCATCATCTGTAATAGCGAGCGAGATGCTGACAAGGAAGCTGAGTACTTGAATATGCTCCAATCCAACCAAGTGGAAGGGATTATTGCGGGGGCCCATAATTTGAATTATGCGGATTACGAGCGGGTGACTGCGCCTGTAATTTCTTTCGACCGGTATATCGGGGAAAATATTCCTATTGTGTCCTCTGATAACTATCTGGGCGGGAAGTTGGCGACAGAGACCTTACTTAAGGGGCAACCGACCAAGCCTTGGATGATTACTGGGGCCAATGATCCCAATTCGCCGACATATTTGCGTTACCAGGCTTTTATGGATGTGACCAAGGCCCATGGTTTAGACGGTCAAATCACTAACATTCCAAAGAACTTTTCGCAGATTAGAAAACAATTGATAATCAAAGCTTTATTACTAGAAGAAACACCGGATGCCATTTTTTGTTCGGATGATTTGACGGCCATGTTGGTCATGAATACCGCCAGTGAATTGGGAATGATAATTCCGGATGATTTAAAGTTAGTGGGCTATGACGGTACAGACTTTATCCAGACCTATGTCCCGCAATTAACGACTATTGCCCAACCCATTAAAGATTTGGCTGACTTATTAGTAGATGTCCTCTTGCAACAAATTGACCACTCGCTTGAGGTCAAGAAGGATGCGGATAATCGGTATGTCCTGCCTATTAAATTAATTCCCGGACGAACTGTCTAG